One Simonsiella muelleri ATCC 29453 DNA window includes the following coding sequences:
- a CDS encoding cytochrome b, translating to MKHDNWEKYGTISRILHGLMAAGFLFMFATAVAFNIDEKYFSLMSYHKSVGVLLLILGVIRLIWAIINHKRRPPNLMVAKAGHGLLYVLMLGVPLLGALRQYANAKGGLDVFGITLIPAAPQKIESLVQLGNQLHGELGFALFVVVAGHVAMAVWHQIKGEKIINRMFG from the coding sequence ATGAAACACGATAATTGGGAAAAATATGGCACAATCAGCCGCATCTTACACGGTTTGATGGCGGCTGGTTTTCTATTTATGTTTGCGACGGCGGTGGCGTTTAATATTGATGAAAAGTATTTTAGTTTAATGAGTTATCATAAATCAGTGGGTGTGTTGTTGCTGATTTTAGGCGTGATTCGTTTGATTTGGGCAATCATCAACCATAAACGCCGACCACCTAATTTGATGGTTGCGAAAGCCGGGCATGGTTTATTGTATGTACTGATGTTGGGGGTACCATTGTTGGGGGCATTGCGTCAATATGCCAACGCAAAAGGGGGGCTGGACGTTTTTGGCATCACGTTAATTCCTGCCGCGCCACAAAAAATTGAATCTTTGGTGCAATTGGGTAATCAACTGCATGGAGAATTGGGATTTGCGCTGTTTGTGGTGGTTGCTGGGCACGTTGCGATGGCAGTGTGGCATCAAATTAAAGGTGAAAAAATCATTAACCGTATGTTTGGTTAA
- a CDS encoding DUF2788 domain-containing protein, whose product MSEEEFAAIAFKVCITVFVIFLGFIIWNLGKESKAGKFGTAILFLVLGLGIAGFLFKNVLIKLMM is encoded by the coding sequence ATGTCAGAAGAAGAATTTGCGGCGATTGCATTTAAAGTTTGCATCACGGTTTTTGTGATTTTTTTGGGCTTTATTATTTGGAATTTGGGTAAAGAATCCAAAGCAGGAAAATTTGGCACGGCAATTTTGTTTTTGGTGCTGGGATTGGGGATTGCGGGGTTTTTATTTAAAAACGTGCTGATTAAATTAATGATGTAA
- the der gene encoding ribosome biogenesis GTPase Der, which produces MKPTIALVGRPNVGKSTLFNRLTKTKDALVHDLPGLTRDRHYGHGRVGSKPYLVVDTGGFEPVVDSGILHEMAKQTLQAVDEADAVIFLVDARTGLTPQDKIIADRLRQSSRPVFLAVNKGEGGNRPILAAEFYELALGEPYVISGAHGDGVYYLIEDVLEKFPDTSDEQPENKHPVFAVIGRPNVGKSTLVNAILGEERVIAFDMAGTTRDSIHIDFEREGKPFTIIDTAGVRKRGKVDEAVEKFSVIKAMQAIEAANVAVLVLDAQQDIADQDATIAGFALEAGRALVIAVNKWDGISEERRNDIKRDIARKLYFLDFAKFHYISALKEKGIDGLFDSIQAAYDAAFIKMPTPKITRVLQSAIERQQPPRAGLMRPKMRYAHQGGMNPPVIVIHGNSLHAIGDSYTRYLTQTFRKAFNLQGTPLRIQYNVSENPYDEVAEKTKNKPLRRVTLSNRIAKRENRKDEKDRNSGGKVKKRQVSSKKSHQK; this is translated from the coding sequence ATGAAACCAACCATCGCCCTAGTCGGCAGACCTAATGTGGGAAAATCCACCTTATTCAACCGTTTAACCAAAACAAAGGACGCACTGGTACACGATTTGCCAGGTTTGACACGCGACCGACATTATGGACACGGACGCGTTGGCAGCAAACCTTATTTAGTAGTAGATACAGGCGGTTTTGAACCTGTTGTAGACAGCGGTATTTTGCACGAAATGGCAAAACAAACCTTGCAAGCGGTAGACGAAGCCGATGCTGTGATTTTTTTAGTGGACGCGCGTACAGGCTTGACACCACAAGATAAAATTATCGCCGACCGTTTGCGCCAATCATCACGCCCTGTATTTTTGGCAGTCAATAAAGGCGAGGGCGGTAACCGTCCCATTTTGGCGGCGGAATTTTATGAATTGGCGTTGGGTGAGCCTTATGTGATTTCAGGGGCGCATGGCGATGGCGTTTACTATCTGATTGAAGATGTGTTGGAAAAATTCCCCGATACCAGTGATGAGCAGCCTGAAAACAAACACCCTGTTTTTGCTGTGATTGGTCGTCCGAATGTGGGTAAATCCACATTGGTCAATGCAATTTTGGGCGAAGAGCGCGTGATTGCGTTTGATATGGCTGGCACAACGCGCGACAGCATTCACATTGATTTTGAACGCGAAGGCAAGCCGTTTACCATTATCGATACGGCTGGTGTCCGTAAACGCGGTAAAGTAGATGAAGCAGTGGAAAAATTTTCAGTTATCAAAGCGATGCAAGCCATTGAAGCTGCAAATGTGGCGGTTTTGGTGTTGGACGCGCAACAAGATATTGCGGATCAAGATGCCACGATTGCGGGTTTTGCGCTGGAAGCTGGACGCGCGTTGGTGATTGCTGTGAATAAATGGGACGGCATTTCCGAAGAACGCCGCAACGACATTAAACGCGATATTGCACGAAAATTGTATTTCCTTGATTTTGCTAAGTTTCATTATATTTCTGCACTCAAAGAAAAGGGTATTGACGGCTTATTTGACAGCATTCAAGCTGCTTACGATGCCGCGTTCATCAAAATGCCTACGCCAAAAATCACACGCGTTTTACAAAGCGCAATTGAACGCCAACAACCGCCACGCGCGGGTTTGATGCGCCCCAAAATGCGTTACGCGCATCAAGGCGGCATGAATCCGCCCGTGATTGTGATTCACGGTAATTCGTTGCACGCGATTGGCGACAGCTACACGCGCTATCTCACGCAAACTTTCCGTAAAGCGTTTAATTTGCAAGGTACGCCGTTGCGCATTCAATACAATGTCAGCGAAAATCCATATGATGAGGTGGCAGAAAAAACCAAAAATAAACCGCTACGCCGTGTTACATTGAGTAATCGTATTGCCAAACGCGAAAACCGAAAAGACGAAAAAGACCGCAATAGCGGTGGCAAAGTGAAAAAACGCCAAGTGAGCAGCAAAAAATCACACCAAAAATAA
- a CDS encoding putative hemolysin, translating into MKKIMMLTSIATGLAACANTVPAPQVGMANPASEFCVKQGGQSVMRNDKTGAEYGMCVLPNGQEVEEWAYFRQYSR; encoded by the coding sequence ATGAAAAAAATCATGATGTTAACATCTATTGCAACAGGTTTAGCAGCGTGTGCCAATACAGTACCTGCGCCGCAAGTTGGTATGGCAAATCCCGCATCTGAATTTTGTGTAAAACAGGGTGGTCAATCCGTGATGCGCAACGACAAAACAGGTGCAGAATACGGTATGTGTGTTTTGCCAAACGGTCAAGAAGTAGAAGAATGGGCGTATTTCCGCCAATATTCTAGATAA
- the lpxK gene encoding tetraacyldisaccharide 4'-kinase: protein MNLNKIIEKHWQKPNPILSVILSPLAKIFAYIAQNRRQKYLSGSLKTQKLPIPVIVVGNIHVGGTGKTPIVAKLVSDLQERGIKVGIISRGYGRKLRDIHVLQHDSTAEQAGDEPLMLYCQTYAPTAVGKDRYAAGMALLAQHPDLQVIVSDDGLQHYSLARDIEIAVFPAADVGRDDLDYLPNGGLRESITRLQYVDFIIISNSDENILVRAQTFFRQPEKLFTSQIQIFAPYRLNQPHDVLLSDSLKKHETCAAIAGIARPERFFNSLKNLGFDIKQKCVLPDHTSINLANLPVADYVFITEKDAIKLSDSVPNHVWVLPIRATIQPDLADVLVQKIMQ, encoded by the coding sequence ATGAATTTAAATAAAATAATTGAAAAGCATTGGCAAAAACCCAATCCTATTTTGAGTGTGATTTTGTCGCCGCTGGCTAAAATATTTGCCTACATCGCCCAAAATCGCCGCCAAAAATACCTTTCAGGCAGCCTGAAAACGCAAAAATTGCCGATTCCTGTGATTGTGGTGGGCAATATTCACGTTGGTGGTACGGGCAAAACGCCAATCGTTGCCAAACTGGTTAGCGATTTGCAAGAACGTGGTATCAAAGTGGGGATAATTAGTCGCGGGTATGGCAGAAAATTGCGCGATATTCATGTTTTGCAGCATGATAGCACCGCCGAACAAGCAGGTGATGAACCGCTTATGCTGTATTGCCAAACATACGCACCGACTGCCGTGGGTAAAGACCGTTACGCTGCTGGTATGGCATTATTAGCGCAACATCCTGATTTACAAGTTATTGTTTCAGATGATGGTTTGCAACATTACTCATTGGCACGTGATATTGAAATTGCGGTTTTTCCTGCGGCGGATGTGGGGCGTGATGATTTGGATTATTTACCGAATGGTGGTTTACGCGAGTCAATAACAAGATTGCAATATGTTGATTTTATTATTATTAGTAATTCGGATGAAAATATACTGGTTCGCGCACAAACGTTTTTCAGGCAGCCTGAAAAATTATTTACCAGTCAAATTCAGATATTTGCACCTTATCGTTTGAATCAACCACATGACGTGCTGCTTTCAGACAGCCTGAAAAAGCACGAAACTTGTGCGGCAATAGCCGGCATTGCTCGCCCTGAAAGATTTTTTAATTCATTGAAAAATTTGGGTTTTGATATAAAGCAAAAATGCGTATTACCTGACCACACCAGCATTAATTTAGCAAATTTACCTGTGGCAGATTATGTCTTTATTACCGAAAAAGATGCCATTAAATTATCAGATTCAGTGCCAAATCATGTGTGGGTATTGCCCATTCGTGCAACCATTCAACCTGATTTAGCTGATGTTTTGGTCCAAAAAATCATGCAGTAA
- a CDS encoding sodium:proton antiporter, translated as MRLQTALLPLLLAPVWANAAGFNGAELSLMWGIPFALILLSIATGPLFFAHTWHHHFGKITAGWTLLFLLPFTLIFGLSESIHLIAHALVGEYIPFIALLFALYTISGGILVWGNLQGSPKLNTAILAIGTMLASIMGTTGAAMLMIRPLLKANDNRKHKVHVVVFFIFLVANIGGGLTPLGDPPLFLGFLKGVDFGWTVIHMFPPVLISSLILLSVFYWLDSKYFKQPDEILPHDPTPTNAHVDFEYVDRVKIYGKINFLLLAGVVGAVLLSGLWKPNVGISVLGTMYELQNLVRDIILILLAIISMKITPNQVRAGNEFNFDPIMEVGKLFLGIFITISPVLAILQAGEKGAFANLIALVHNNAGEPINTMYFWMSGVLSAFLDNAPTYLVFFNMAGGDPHELMRGNLFHTLLAVSMGSVFMGALSYIGNAPNFMVKAIAEQRKVNMPSFFGYMKWSFGILVPLFILHTFIFFVFQWL; from the coding sequence ATGCGTTTACAAACTGCTTTGTTGCCTTTGCTGCTTGCGCCTGTTTGGGCAAATGCAGCTGGTTTCAATGGCGCGGAATTAAGTTTAATGTGGGGGATTCCTTTTGCATTGATTTTATTGTCCATTGCGACTGGTCCACTCTTTTTTGCACACACTTGGCATCATCATTTTGGCAAAATCACGGCTGGTTGGACATTATTGTTTTTATTGCCGTTCACTTTAATTTTTGGTTTAAGTGAATCTATCCATTTGATTGCTCATGCTTTAGTTGGCGAATACATTCCGTTTATTGCACTGCTGTTTGCGTTGTACACGATTTCGGGAGGGATTTTAGTGTGGGGCAATTTACAAGGCTCGCCCAAACTCAACACCGCGATTTTGGCAATTGGCACGATGCTCGCATCTATTATGGGAACGACTGGCGCAGCAATGCTGATGATTCGCCCCTTGCTCAAAGCCAACGATAACCGCAAACATAAAGTTCACGTAGTGGTATTTTTTATCTTTTTGGTGGCAAATATTGGAGGCGGTTTAACACCATTAGGCGACCCTCCACTCTTTTTGGGTTTCTTGAAAGGCGTGGATTTTGGCTGGACGGTAATTCATATGTTTCCGCCAGTTTTAATTAGTTCATTGATTTTATTGTCAGTATTTTATTGGCTGGACAGCAAATATTTCAAGCAGCCTGATGAAATCTTGCCGCATGACCCCACTCCAACCAACGCCCACGTAGACTTTGAATACGTTGATCGTGTCAAAATTTACGGTAAAATCAATTTCTTATTATTGGCAGGTGTGGTTGGTGCGGTATTGTTGTCGGGTTTATGGAAACCCAACGTAGGCATCAGCGTGTTGGGGACAATGTATGAACTGCAAAACTTGGTACGCGATATTATTTTGATTTTATTAGCCATTATTTCCATGAAAATCACACCGAATCAGGTTCGTGCAGGCAATGAATTCAATTTTGACCCCATCATGGAAGTAGGTAAATTATTTTTGGGCATTTTCATTACCATTTCACCTGTTTTGGCGATTTTACAAGCTGGCGAAAAAGGCGCATTTGCCAATTTAATCGCATTGGTACACAACAACGCAGGCGAACCGATTAACACGATGTATTTTTGGATGTCGGGTGTGTTGTCGGCATTTTTGGACAACGCACCGACTTATCTGGTATTTTTCAATATGGCAGGTGGCGATCCACACGAATTGATGCGTGGCAATTTATTCCACACTTTACTTGCTGTTTCAATGGGTTCGGTGTTTATGGGAGCATTGAGCTACATCGGTAACGCACCTAATTTCATGGTCAAAGCCATCGCCGAACAACGCAAAGTGAATATGCCCAGCTTTTTCGGTTATATGAAATGGTCGTTCGGAATTTTGGTACCGCTGTTTATTTTACATACGTTTATTTTTTTCGTGTTTCAATGGTTATAA
- a CDS encoding YfgM family protein, with protein MSAHHEELQEIENAKHLWRNGGKWLFALLVAAALGYLGNVIYKGQVKDKNEKAAALASQVQGDATKLTELQQKFSQTAAAGQASLETAKSLFDAGKLDEAATQYRWVLANQKDALFQASAAKNLAVVLLQQKKFDDALTVLNTPVDESFAPIINETKGDVLTAQGKTKEAVAAYKLALDKLSEDSPNRELLQLKMAQL; from the coding sequence ATGTCAGCACATCACGAAGAATTACAAGAAATTGAAAATGCAAAACATTTATGGCGAAATGGTGGCAAATGGCTATTTGCACTGTTGGTGGCGGCGGCATTGGGCTATTTGGGCAATGTGATTTACAAGGGACAAGTCAAAGACAAAAATGAAAAAGCCGCCGCACTTGCCAGCCAAGTACAAGGCGATGCAACCAAATTAACCGAATTACAACAAAAATTTAGCCAAACAGCTGCCGCAGGGCAAGCCAGTTTAGAAACCGCCAAATCATTATTTGATGCAGGTAAATTGGACGAAGCCGCAACGCAATACCGTTGGGTATTGGCAAATCAAAAAGATGCGTTATTTCAAGCCAGTGCAGCTAAAAATTTGGCGGTGGTTTTATTACAGCAGAAAAAATTTGACGATGCACTGACCGTTTTAAATACACCTGTTGACGAGAGTTTTGCACCCATCATCAACGAAACCAAAGGCGATGTCCTAACCGCACAAGGTAAAACCAAAGAAGCCGTCGCCGCCTATAAATTGGCATTGGATAAATTGTCCGAAGATTCACCAAATCGTGAATTATTGCAATTGAAAATGGCGCAATTGTGA
- the iscX gene encoding Fe-S cluster assembly protein IscX, giving the protein MKWTDTQCIAEELYDNHPEINPKTVRFTQLRDLIMALPDFDDDASRCGEKVLEAIQMAWINEAE; this is encoded by the coding sequence ATGAAATGGACCGATACACAATGCATCGCCGAAGAACTCTACGATAATCACCCCGAAATTAACCCTAAAACCGTTCGTTTCACACAATTGCGTGATTTAATTATGGCATTGCCTGATTTTGATGATGATGCCAGTCGCTGTGGCGAGAAAGTTTTGGAAGCCATTCAAATGGCTTGGATTAACGAAGCAGAATAA
- the hisS gene encoding histidine--tRNA ligase, with the protein MGQKIQSVKGMNDLLPVEQKDFKLTSANWQAFENTIQKWTKRFGYNQIRTPIVEQTGLFVRSIGEETDVVGKEMYTFSDSNDTLSLTLRPEGTASCLRAVVEHNLLHNGPQKLWYMGPMFRRERPQKGRYRQFHQVGIEALGYETPDIDVELIAMCANLWRELGILDYLTLELNSLGNREERAAHRSALVEYLTKFENQLDEDSKRRLHTNPLRVLDTKNPDLQEICNNAPKLVDFLGEYSQNHYKTVKKLLNGLNIQFVENPRLVRGLDYYNQTVFEWTTDKLGAQATVCGGGRYDGLIEELGGKPAASIGFAMGIERLLLLVCEYGSLKTEHTPDVFVMQQGEQSTLVAMQHAATLRENGFNVAQFSGSTKLKNQFKKANDSGARFGLIIAESEIEENLVTIKDLREDKGQITVPAAQLVQQLNEWK; encoded by the coding sequence ATGGGACAAAAAATCCAATCCGTAAAAGGCATGAACGACCTTTTGCCCGTAGAACAAAAAGATTTCAAACTCACATCAGCCAATTGGCAAGCATTTGAAAACACGATTCAAAAATGGACAAAACGTTTTGGCTACAATCAAATTCGCACGCCAATTGTGGAGCAAACAGGTTTATTCGTCCGCTCCATCGGCGAAGAAACGGACGTAGTCGGCAAAGAAATGTACACATTTTCGGACAGCAACGATACATTGAGCTTGACTTTGCGTCCAGAAGGCACGGCAAGTTGTTTGCGAGCGGTGGTGGAACATAATTTATTGCATAATGGTCCACAAAAACTGTGGTACATGGGACCCATGTTTCGCCGTGAACGCCCACAAAAAGGACGTTATCGCCAATTTCATCAAGTCGGTATTGAAGCATTGGGCTACGAAACACCCGATATTGATGTTGAGTTGATTGCCATGTGCGCCAATTTGTGGCGTGAATTGGGTATTTTGGATTATTTGACTTTGGAATTAAATAGCTTGGGTAATCGCGAAGAACGCGCAGCGCATCGTTCGGCTTTGGTTGAATATTTGACAAAATTTGAAAACCAATTGGACGAAGACAGCAAACGCCGTTTACACACCAATCCTTTGCGTGTTTTGGACACCAAAAATCCTGATTTGCAAGAAATTTGCAATAATGCACCGAAATTAGTAGATTTTTTAGGTGAATATTCCCAAAACCATTACAAAACCGTCAAAAAATTGTTGAATGGTTTGAATATCCAATTTGTGGAAAATCCACGCTTGGTACGTGGTTTGGATTACTACAATCAAACGGTTTTTGAGTGGACAACCGACAAACTAGGCGCACAAGCAACTGTTTGTGGCGGTGGTCGTTACGATGGTTTAATTGAAGAACTGGGCGGAAAACCTGCTGCATCCATTGGTTTTGCCATGGGCATTGAACGCTTATTGTTGCTGGTGTGCGAATATGGCAGCCTGAAAACCGAACACACGCCCGATGTGTTCGTGATGCAACAGGGCGAACAATCCACTTTGGTGGCAATGCAACACGCTGCGACTTTGCGCGAAAATGGTTTTAATGTGGCACAATTTTCAGGCAGCACCAAATTAAAAAATCAGTTCAAAAAAGCCAATGATTCAGGGGCGCGATTTGGCTTGATTATTGCAGAATCAGAAATTGAAGAAAACTTAGTTACCATCAAAGATTTGCGTGAAGATAAAGGACAAATTACCGTCCCAGCCGCGCAATTGGTTCAACAATTAAATGAATGGAAATAA
- the pyk gene encoding pyruvate kinase: MSLKRDLTRIRHNTKIVATLGPGSNNVDLLRDMITVGGLHVVRFNFSHGTPEFHEENAQIVREAARQAGREVAIMADLQGPKIRVSKLLNGGVDIATGEKVLFDAALVGEGSRERIGLDYRELPNDVKAGDILLLDDGLLTVTVQSVSGSEILTVANNSHYLKSNKGINKQGGGLSAGAFTEKDFCDLKTAVKIGCDYLAVSFVKNAADMHMAREAVAKECAALGISVQPGLVSKIERIEAIENLDEIIEASDGIMVARGDLAVEVGNAAVPALQKRMIRRAREMGRFSITATQMMESMITNPVPTRAEVSDVANAVLDGTDAVMCSAETAIGAYPFETVRQMAMICATAEKEQDSLVGVKDDDVAVEGNSLNAIASAAVHLARTTNAKAIVALTESGTSAFKVSRYGILIPIYALTPSEKAQRRMAMYRGVRPLNLATSTDHETALQEVENLLVERDVLKAGDQYIITSGLRMRESGATNTIQIITVH; the protein is encoded by the coding sequence ATGAGTTTAAAACGAGACTTAACCCGTATCCGCCACAATACCAAAATCGTGGCAACTTTAGGGCCAGGTAGCAACAACGTGGATTTGTTACGCGACATGATTACGGTTGGCGGCTTGCACGTTGTGCGTTTCAATTTCAGCCATGGTACGCCCGAATTTCATGAAGAAAATGCGCAAATTGTTCGTGAAGCCGCTCGCCAAGCTGGACGCGAAGTAGCGATTATGGCGGATTTGCAAGGTCCGAAAATTCGCGTATCTAAATTACTAAATGGTGGTGTGGACATTGCGACTGGTGAAAAAGTGTTGTTTGACGCGGCTTTGGTCGGTGAAGGCAGCCGTGAGCGCATTGGTTTGGATTATCGTGAATTGCCAAACGATGTGAAAGCTGGCGATATCCTGTTGCTGGACGATGGTTTGTTAACGGTTACGGTGCAAAGTGTATCAGGCAGCGAAATTTTAACCGTTGCCAACAACAGTCATTATTTAAAATCCAATAAAGGCATTAATAAACAAGGGGGAGGCTTGTCGGCTGGTGCATTTACCGAAAAAGATTTCTGTGATTTGAAAACTGCTGTGAAAATTGGTTGCGATTATTTGGCTGTGAGTTTTGTGAAAAATGCGGCAGATATGCACATGGCGCGTGAAGCCGTTGCCAAAGAATGCGCGGCTTTGGGTATTAGCGTGCAGCCAGGTTTGGTGTCTAAAATTGAGCGTATTGAGGCCATTGAAAATTTGGACGAAATCATTGAAGCATCTGATGGCATCATGGTGGCGCGTGGCGATTTGGCAGTGGAAGTGGGTAATGCGGCTGTGCCTGCTTTGCAAAAACGCATGATTCGCCGTGCGCGTGAAATGGGGCGTTTTAGCATCACCGCCACGCAAATGATGGAAAGCATGATTACCAATCCCGTGCCTACTCGCGCTGAAGTGAGCGACGTGGCGAATGCGGTGTTGGACGGTACTGATGCGGTAATGTGTTCGGCTGAAACGGCGATTGGTGCGTATCCATTTGAAACGGTTCGTCAAATGGCCATGATTTGCGCGACTGCTGAAAAAGAACAAGATTCATTGGTGGGCGTGAAAGATGATGATGTGGCGGTAGAAGGCAATTCATTGAATGCGATTGCCAGTGCAGCAGTGCATTTGGCGCGTACAACCAATGCCAAAGCGATTGTGGCATTGACTGAAAGTGGCACATCGGCATTTAAAGTGAGTCGTTATGGTATTTTGATTCCGATTTACGCACTGACCCCAAGTGAAAAAGCACAACGTCGCATGGCAATGTATCGTGGTGTGCGTCCGTTGAATTTGGCGACCAGTACCGACCACGAAACTGCGTTACAAGAAGTGGAAAATTTATTGGTAGAACGCGATGTATTGAAGGCTGGCGACCAATACATTATTACCAGTGGCTTGCGTATGCGTGAGTCGGGTGCAACCAATACCATTCAAATTATTACAGTGCATTAA
- the pyrI gene encoding aspartate carbamoyltransferase regulatory subunit yields MENKKLSVEAIENGTVIDHIPAGLGLTILRQFKLLHYGNAVTVGFNLPSQSQGCKDIIKIKDVMFNEHDANQLALFSPNAVVNQIENFRVVKKMRLTLPESISAVFCCPNTNCASHSEPVTSQFHVQQQNGLVKLKCYYCEKTFARESVAEA; encoded by the coding sequence ATGGAAAACAAAAAATTAAGCGTAGAAGCGATTGAAAATGGCACGGTTATTGACCATATTCCAGCAGGTTTGGGTTTAACGATTTTGCGGCAATTTAAATTATTGCATTATGGCAATGCGGTTACGGTGGGGTTTAATTTACCGAGTCAAAGTCAGGGGTGCAAAGACATTATTAAAATCAAAGATGTTATGTTTAATGAACACGATGCGAACCAATTGGCGTTGTTTTCACCGAATGCGGTCGTGAATCAGATTGAGAATTTTCGTGTAGTAAAAAAAATGCGGTTGACGCTACCTGAAAGCATTAGTGCGGTGTTTTGTTGCCCGAATACGAATTGCGCCAGCCACAGTGAGCCTGTTACGAGTCAATTTCATGTTCAGCAGCAAAATGGTTTGGTGAAACTCAAATGTTATTATTGTGAAAAAACCTTTGCGCGAGAATCGGTTGCAGAAGCGTAA
- the metZ gene encoding O-succinylhomoserine sulfhydrylase — translation MTHQLHPQTLAIRGSKEQTAYNEHQQALFLTSSFMFDSAADGAAIFAKQKQGFTYSRTANPTVTTFQKRIAQLEQAEEGIATGTGMAAIQAALLTFLSAGDHLISSRSLFGTTAGFITGHLMRFGIEVTFVSQTDVSEWEKAIRPNTKMLFLETPSNPLCEVGDLEKLAELAHKNNALLAVDNAFCSPAVQQPLKFGVDLSVQSATKAIDGQGRVLGGIVCGKAELIQKIALYVNSMGLSLSPFNAWILLSGVETMLLRVREQNQAALKIAQWLQKQQKIQKVYYSGLPENPQVELVKKQQSGGGAVLAFEVKGGQEAAWQLIDQVKIFSKTANFGDVRSTITHPWTTTHGRMSPEDKLAAGITDGLLRIAIGLEYVDDLIWDLQQALGE, via the coding sequence ATGACTCATCAACTTCATCCCCAAACTTTAGCCATTCGTGGCAGCAAAGAACAAACCGCCTACAACGAACACCAGCAAGCCTTATTTTTAACCAGCAGCTTTATGTTTGACAGTGCAGCAGATGGTGCAGCTATTTTTGCAAAACAAAAACAAGGTTTTACTTATTCACGCACGGCAAACCCAACCGTAACCACTTTCCAAAAACGCATCGCCCAATTGGAACAAGCTGAAGAAGGCATTGCCACAGGTACAGGCATGGCAGCGATTCAGGCAGCCTTATTGACCTTTTTGAGTGCAGGCGACCACTTAATCAGCAGCCGCAGTTTGTTTGGCACAACAGCTGGATTTATTACTGGGCATTTAATGCGCTTTGGTATTGAAGTAACATTTGTTTCACAAACTGATGTGTCTGAATGGGAAAAAGCCATTCGTCCCAATACCAAAATGTTGTTTTTGGAAACACCGTCCAATCCATTGTGCGAAGTGGGCGATTTGGAAAAGTTAGCCGAATTGGCACACAAAAACAATGCACTATTGGCAGTAGATAACGCGTTTTGTTCACCAGCTGTGCAGCAACCGTTAAAATTTGGTGTGGATTTGTCGGTACAATCTGCCACCAAAGCCATTGACGGACAAGGTCGCGTGTTAGGCGGTATTGTGTGTGGCAAAGCAGAATTAATTCAAAAAATTGCGTTGTATGTTAATTCTATGGGCTTGAGTTTATCGCCATTTAATGCGTGGATTTTATTAAGTGGCGTGGAAACCATGTTGCTGCGTGTGCGTGAACAAAATCAAGCAGCACTCAAAATCGCTCAATGGCTACAAAAACAACAGAAAATTCAAAAGGTTTATTATTCGGGGCTGCCTGAAAATCCACAAGTCGAATTGGTCAAAAAACAGCAAAGCGGTGGTGGTGCGGTGTTGGCATTTGAAGTAAAAGGCGGACAAGAAGCCGCTTGGCAACTCATTGACCAAGTTAAAATCTTCTCTAAAACTGCCAATTTTGGCGATGTACGCTCCACCATTACCCACCCATGGACAACCACTCACGGCAGAATGTCTCCTGAAGACAAATTAGCAGCAGGCATCACAGATGGCTTATTGCGTATCGCGATTGGTTTAGAATATGTTGATGATTTGATTTGGGATTTACAACAAGCGTTGGGCGAATAA